A genomic window from Spiroplasma helicoides includes:
- a CDS encoding S66 family peptidase encodes MNLNHLKKGDCIAIVSLSSGILGEQFCKYQLEIGIRRLENMGLKVKFMNNSLQGDEFIKNNPEKRAEDLKQAFLDKEVKIIMSAIGGDDSFKLIPFLYNDQFKEIVMKNPKIFIGYSDTTNMHLMLNKIGLKTYYGHAFLTDIAEFDVNMLDYSYNSFLELFNITQEYEIKSADIWFEERKNWNKEQINTPRTAHKEKDGHIFINCENKIIEGELYGGCLESIYSILTGDRYKEQKEVFEKYQILPDEIEWKSKVLFIETSEEKPNKAKLIELLKALEEKNIFKNIKALLVGKPQDNTYFDDYIFVFKQLAKKYNLPIVFNLNFGHSYPKFIISYKSCILIDSVKNKLTIKNFI; translated from the coding sequence ATGAATTTAAACCATCTAAAAAAAGGTGATTGTATAGCTATTGTTAGTTTATCTAGTGGAATATTAGGAGAACAATTTTGTAAATATCAATTAGAAATTGGTATTCGAAGACTTGAAAATATGGGATTAAAAGTTAAATTTATGAACAATTCTTTACAAGGTGATGAATTTATTAAAAACAACCCAGAAAAAAGAGCAGAAGACCTTAAACAAGCTTTTTTAGACAAAGAAGTCAAAATAATTATGAGTGCTATTGGCGGGGATGACAGTTTTAAATTGATACCTTTTTTATACAATGATCAATTTAAAGAAATAGTGATGAAAAACCCAAAGATATTTATTGGCTATTCTGATACAACTAATATGCATCTAATGCTTAACAAAATAGGTCTAAAAACTTATTATGGTCATGCATTTTTAACCGATATTGCAGAATTTGATGTAAATATGCTTGATTATTCATATAATTCATTTTTAGAGTTATTTAACATAACACAAGAATATGAAATAAAATCAGCAGATATTTGGTTTGAAGAAAGAAAAAATTGAAATAAAGAACAAATAAATACTCCAAGAACTGCACACAAAGAAAAAGATGGTCATATTTTTATTAACTGTGAAAATAAAATTATTGAAGGTGAATTGTATGGTGGTTGTTTAGAAAGTATTTATTCAATATTAACGGGTGATAGATATAAAGAACAAAAAGAAGTTTTTGAAAAGTATCAAATATTACCTGACGAAATAGAGTGAAAGTCAAAAGTACTTTTTATTGAAACTAGTGAAGAAAAACCAAACAAAGCAAAATTAATAGAACTATTAAAAGCTTTAGAAGAAAAAAATATTTTTAAAAATATAAAAGCACTTTTAGTTGGTAAACCCCAAGATAATACATACTTTGATGATTATATTTTCGTATTTAAGCAATTAGCAAAAAAATATAACTTACCAATTGTATTTAATTTGAACTTTGGTCATAGTTATCCAAAGTTTATAATTTCATATAAAAGTTGTATTTTGATTGACTCAGTCAAAAATAAATTGACTATTAAAAACTTTATTTAA